The following are from one region of the Rissa tridactyla isolate bRisTri1 chromosome 10, bRisTri1.patW.cur.20221130, whole genome shotgun sequence genome:
- the LRRN1 gene encoding leucine-rich repeat neuronal protein 1, with protein MAKLRVVLTVCQLVLELLMNSLTESSIQSNECPQLCVCEIRPWFTPQSTYREATTVDCNDLRLTKIPSNLSSDTQVLLLQSNNIAKTTDELQQLFNLTELDFSQNNFTSIKDVGLSNLTQLTTLHLEENQITEMTDYCLQDLCNLQELYINHNQISSISANAFSGLKNLLRLHLNSNKLKVIDSRWFDSTPNLEILMIGENPVIGILDMNFKPLSNLRSLVLAGMYLTDIPGNALVGLDSLESLSFYDNKLVKVPQLALEKVPNLKFLDLNKNPIHKIQEGDFKNMLRLKELGINNMGELVSVDRYALDNLPELTKLEATNNPKLSYIHRLAFRNVPALESLMLNNNALNAVYQKTVESLPNLREISIHSNPLRCDCVIHWINSNKTNIRFMEPLSMFCAMPPEYRGQQVKEVLIQDSNEQCLPMISHETFPNHLNLDVGMTVFLDCRAMAEPEPEIYWVTPLGNKVTVESLSDKYKLSSEGTLEISNIQVEDSGRYTCVAQNIEGADTRVATIRVNGTLLDGTQVLKIYVKQAESHSILVSWKVNSNVMTSNLKWSSATMKIDNPHITYTARVPVDVHEYNLTHLQPSTDYEVCLTVSNIHQQTQKSCVNVTTKNAAFALDISDQETSTALAAVMGSMFAVISLASISVYIAKRFKRKNYHHSLKKYMQKTSSIPLNELYPPLINLWEGDSDKDKDGSAETKPTQVDTSRSYYMW; from the coding sequence ATGGCGAAGCTCAGAGTTGTTTTAACTGTTTGCCAGTTGGTGCTAGAATTGCTAATGAATTCATTAACTGAGTCTTCCATACAGAGCAACGAATGTCCGCAGCTTTGTGTATGTGAAATCAGGCCGTGGTTCACACCTCAGTCAACGTACAGGGAAGCCACAACAGTTGACTGCAATGACCTTCGATTAACAAAAATCCCCAGCAATCTTTCCAGTGACACTCAAGTCCTTCTGTTACAAAGCAACAACATTGCAAAGACCACAGATGAACTCCAACAGCTCTTTAATTTAACAGAATTGGATTTTTCACAAAATAACTTCACAAGTATCAAAGATGTGGGGCTCTCGAATCTCACTCAACTTACTACTTTGCACCTGGAGGAAAACCAGATAACGGAGATGACTGACTACTGCTTGCAAGACCTTTGCAACCTTCAGGAGCTATATATAAATCACAACCAGATCAGCAGCATTTCTGCAAATGCATTCTCCGGCCTGAAGAATCTTTTGAGATTACATCTCAACTCCAACAAATTAAAGGTTATTGACAGTCGCTGGTTTGATTCTACTCCTAACTTAGAGATTCTCATGATTGGAGAAAATCCAGTGATTGGAATACTAGATATGAATTTCAAACCGCTCTCAAATTTAAGGAGTCTAGTTTTGGCAGGTATGTATCTCACAGACATTCCTGGCAACGCCTTGGTAGGCCTGGATAGTCTTGAAAGTCTTTCCTTCTATGACAACAAGTTGGTAAAAGTCCCTCAGCTTGCACTTGAGAAAGTTCCAAATTTAAAATTCCTGGATCTCAACAAAAATCCAATTCATAAAATTCAAGAAggtgattttaaaaacatgctcAGATTGAAAGAGCTTGGAATCAATAATATGGGAGAACTCGTTTCTGTTGATAGGTACGCGCTGGACAACCTACCCGAACTTACAAAGCTTGAAGCCACCAACAATCCAAAGCTGTCTTACATTCATCGTTTGGCATTTCGCAACGTTCCTGCCCTGGAGAGCTTGATGCTGAACAACAATGCCTTGAATGCAGTCTACCAAAAGACCGTGGAATCCCTTCCAAACCTGCGTGAGATCAGTATCCACAGTAACCCGCTCAGGTGCGACTGTGTCATTCACTGGATCAACTCCAACAAAACCAATATCCGTTTCATGGAACCTCTATCCATGTTTTGTGCTATGCCTCCAGAATACAGAGGACAGCAGGTGAAGGAAGTCTTAATACAGGATTCAAACGAACAATGTCTTCCAATGATCTCTCATGAGACCTTTCCAAATCACTTAAACTTGGACGTCGGCATGACGGTGTTTTTAGATTGTCGGGCCATGGCAGAACCTGAGCCAGAAATTTACTGGGTCACTCCTCTGGGCAATAAAGTAACTGTTGAAAGTCTCTCTGATAAATACAAGCTGAGCAGCGAAGGTACCTTGGAAATCTCTAACATCCAGGTTGAAGACTCTGGGAGATACACCTGCGTTGCCCAAAACATAGAAGGGGCTGACACGAGGGTTGCTACTATCCGGGTGAACGGAACGCTTCTGGATGGTACCCAGGTTCTGAAAATCTATGTTAAGCAAGCTGAATCACATTCCATCTTAGTTTCTTGGAAAGTTAATTCCAACGTCATGACTTCCAATTTAAAATGGTCATCGGCCACTATGAAGATTGACAACCCTCACATTACGTACACTGCCAGGGTCCCGGTTGATGTACATGAATATAACCTCACGCATTTACAACCATCTACAGATTACGAAGTGTGTCTAACCGTCTCCAATATCCATCAGCAAACACAGAAGTCCTGCGTTAACGTTACAACAAAAAACGCAGCTTTTGCGCTAGATATTTCAGACCAAGAAACCAGCACTGCCCTCGCAGCAGTGATGGGATCCATGTTTGCCGTCATTAGCCTCGCCTCCATTTCTGTTTATATCGCAAaaagatttaagagaaaaaaCTACCACCACTCAttgaaaaaatatatgcaaaagaCCTCTTCTATCCCACTGAATGAGCTCTACCCTCCACTAATTAATCTCTGGGAAGGTGACAGTGACAAAGACAAGGATGGTTCTGCAGAGACCAAGCCAACCCAAGTCGACACATCCAGAAGCTATTACATGTGGTAA